In Macrobrachium nipponense isolate FS-2020 chromosome 41, ASM1510439v2, whole genome shotgun sequence, the following proteins share a genomic window:
- the LOC135212813 gene encoding uncharacterized protein LOC135212813 codes for MKLSLQEREEAIRGKRLCLKCLSPGHYARGCWARCSKCKGGHHHALICRRSEVVNPVAASEKTPEGEKVQGESESVTHVGVAPCESRAKAIKKCCVLQTAKIKVVGYQGIISATVMFDTGSDRSYISRDLVKKVRPKWLTSEYLSFSAFGGGKASKADLCSIYEVMSLGANNHKYSFKVAEINVICPPLCRTKVDPRCLEPFQHVNLADEYGSNRKIQVDMLIGLDLYWKLMIPNKVICHEGLVAQESVFGWVLSGSYNRSEDNCGAGVQLLTFSNFQEDNLTEFWDLESVGIQAQETRSGAIKPDPTMVQFERFVSYKEGRYEVALPWKSGSVKLELLNNEHHALRRLDNLSRKLDRDPCLQEQYYKVFEEYEKEGIIEEIPLHQLEGGYPVFYLPHRPVVREASLSTKIRPVFDGSARGSNGISLNDCLESGPSLNPDLVEVLLRFRRWKVALTADITKAFLQIQVRREDRDVHRFLLKKNDIVKHFRFVRVPFGNKSSPFLLNATLKFHLKKYPPSEVASELLENLYVDDWLSGADSPAEACVRFNEACDMLKKAECSWRDIPAIELHAFGDASERGYGACVYVRVPERGNFKVSLVAARGGFNSMLDDSTVALAWIKGEPNRWKTFIANRVVEIQALTPPSCWQHCPGKDNPADLISRGVYAEQLTQSEVWLVGPAWLRTSSHPSQEGMTEGFPLEEQGEIDTVCVAVESDPPLFEFSRWSSFLKALNVVGWVLRFVGNCRASSLKAGGPLTYEELTKAKVKLLYYAQRDAFAREINALGKSQPLPKGSPLVKLDPYLDEEGLLRISGRLENADLMIFE; via the exons ATGAAGCTCTCTcttcaagaaagagaagaagctatCCGTGGGAAGCGGCTGTGCCTGAAGTGTTTATCTCCTGGCCATTATGCAAGGGGTTGCTGGGCCAGGTGTTCAAAGTGTAAGGGTGGCCATCACCATGCTCTTATATGCCGTAGGTCCGAAGTGGTAAACCCCGTAGCAGCTAGTGAAAAAACCCCTGAAGGAGAAAAGGTGCAGGGGGAGAGTGAATCTGTTACACATGTGGGAGTAGCTCCTTGTGAGTCAAGGGCTAAGGCTATTAAGAAGTGTTGTGTATTACAAACAGCCAAGATAAAGGTTGTAGGCTATCAAGGTATTATTTCTGCCACTGTAATGTTTGATACAGGATCGGATCGATCCTACATTTCAAGAGACTTGGTAAAAAAGGTCAGGCCTAAGTGGTTGACCTCtgagtatttatcattttctgccTTTGGTGGGGGTAAAGCCTCCAAGGCAGATTTGTGTAGCATTTATGAGGTGATGAGTTTGGGGGCAAATAACCACAAATATAGCTTTAAGGTTGCTGAGATTAATGTAATTTGTCCCCCTTTATGTAGGACCAAGGTGGATCCTAGGTGCTTAGAGCCTTTTCAACATGTAAATCTAGCAGATGAGTATGGATCCAACCGAAAGATACAGGTGGATATGTTGATTGGGCTAGATCTGTATTGGAAACTGATGATTCCTAACAAGGTTATATGTCATGAAGGGCTTGTAGCCCAAGAGTCTGTTTTTGGTTGGGTTTTGTCTGGATCCTATAATAGGTCCGAAGATAACTGTGGTGCAGGTGTGCAACTGTTAACATTTTCTAATTTTCAGGAGGATAATTTGACTGAATTTTGGGATTTAGAATCTGTAGGCATTCAAGCCCAGGAAACACGGTCTGGAGCTATTAAGCCTGACCCTACCATGGTGCAATTTGAAAGGTTTGTAAGTTACAAGGAAGGCCGTTATGAGGTGGCCCTTCCGTGGAAATCAGGGTCTGTAAAGTTAGAGTTACTTAACAATGAACACCACGCTTTGAGAAGATTGGACAATCTTAGTCGTAAGTTAGATAGGGACCCTTGTCTGCAAGAACAATATTATAAGGTGTTTGAAGAGTATGAGAAAGAGGGCATTATAGAAGAGATCCCACTCCATCAGTTGGAGGGTGGGTACCCAGTGTTCTATTTGCCACACAGACCTGTAGTGCGGGAGGCGAGTCTCTCCACAAAAATCAGGCCTGTGTTTGATGGGTCAGCTCGTGGCAGCAATGGTATATCCCTTAATGACTGTTTAGAAAGTGGTCCTTCCTTAAACCCTGATTTAGTAGAGGTTTTACTGAGATTCAGAAGGTGGAAGGTGGCCTTAACTGCTGATATTACAAAGGCTTTCCTTCAAATACAGGTGAGAAGGGAGGACCGTGATGTTCACAGgtttttgttgaagaaaaatgacaTTGTAAAACATTTTCGTTTTGTAAGAGTACCCTTTGGAAATAAGAGTAGTCCCTTTTTGTTGAATGCCactttgaaatttcatttaaagAAATACCCTCCCTCAGAGGTGGCTTCTGAATTGCTTGAAAATCTGTATGTTGATGATTGGCTTTCTGGGGCTGATAGCCCTGCTGAGGCCTGTGTAAGATTTAATGAAGCCTGTGATATGTTGAAGAAGGCTG AGTGTTCCTGGAGAGATATTCCTGCTATTGAACTTCATGCCTTTGGTGATGCCTCGGAAAGGGGATAtggtgcttgtgtgtatgtgagagtgcCAGAAAGGGGTAATTTCAAGGTATCGCTGGTTGCTGCTAGAG GAGGTTTCAATTCGATGTTGGACGATTCTACTGTTGCCCTAGCATGGATAAAGGGAGAACCAAATAGATGGAAAACTTTCATTGCTAATAGGGTCGTGGAAATTCAAGCATTGACCCCACCATCTTGTTGGCAACATTGTCCTGGCAAGGACAACCCTGCAGACCTGATATCGAGAGGTGTTTATGCGGAGCAACTCACGCAGTCTGAGGTTTGGTTAGTGGGTCCTGCTTGGCTCCGCACCTCATCTCACCCATCTCAGGAAGGTATGACAGAGGGATTCCCCTTAGAAGAGCAAGGTGAAATTGACACTGTTTGTGTTGCAGTTGAGTCAGATCCGCCTTTGTTTGAGTTCTCCCGGTGGAGCTCCTTTCTGAAGGCGCTCAATGTAGTAGGTTGGGTGTTAAGATTTGTTGGTAACTGTAGAGCTTCATCCCTTAAAGCTGGTGGCCCCTTGACTTATGAAGAATTGACAAAAGCAAAGGTAAAACTGCTTTACTATGCTCAAAGAGATGCCTTTGCTCGAGAAATAAATGCACTGGGTAAGTCTCAACCCCTCCCTAAGGGGTCACCCTTGGTCAAACTTGATCCTTATCTAGATGAGGAAGGACTACTAAGAATAAGTGGTCGCTTAGAGAATGCAGATTTGATGATTTTTGAGTAA
- the LOC135212815 gene encoding uncharacterized protein LOC135212815 produces the protein MAALCRGKFKCSSTRPTSWRELTTLIDEFDHSKSKWVELNDKVQGLINDPEEVKKGAYEAYGFLSELRKTRIAAADVLERLGNDRLVNSNNKASEGSIVSASEPNSEALSVKLPKFELLKFGGKITEWMPFWISLRLLSMISLCLLLIKFMYLRSVLEGEAKRVIQGLAQTAANYKAACELLEERYAKPNKIISAHIQDLMQIAMSRTPKYDSQLSALRKLKDDVIAHVRSLAALEVGGDQYGRVLAPMILSLLPHDVRLEWSRTLQDEGDLDGLLEFLQREVEGRERAEALKGLNHRRLRILA, from the coding sequence ATGGCTGCGTTGTGCCGCGGAAAGTTTAAGTGCTCATCTACAAGGCCAACCAGCTGGCGTGAGTTGACTACCCTAATAGATGAATTCGACCACAGTAAGTCCAAGTGGGTTGAGCTCAATGATAAGGTGCAAGGCTTGATCAATGATCCTGAAGAAGTCAAAAAAGGAGCCTACGAAGCCTACGGTTTTCTCAGTGAGTTACGCAAAACCCGCATCGCTGCTGCAGATGTCCTAGAAAGGTTAGGTAATGATAGACTTGTGAACTCTAATAATAAGGCTAGTGAGGGTAGTATAGTTTCTGCAAGTGAGCCTAATAGTGAAGCACTAAGTGTGAAATTGCCTAAGTTTGAGCTATTAAAATTTGGCGGCAAAATAACAGAGTGGATGCCGTTTTGGATCAGTTTAAGGCTATTGTCGATGATAAGCCTATGCCTCCTGTTAATAAAATTCATGTACCTGCGCTCTGTGTTAGAGGGCGAGGCGAAGAGAGTTATACAGGGTCTAGCTCAGACGGCAGCAAATTATAAAGCTGCTTGTGAACTGTTAGAAGAGAGGTATGCTAAACCGAACAAGATCATTTCCGCCCACATTCAGGACCTGATGCAGATTGCGATGTCAAGGACACCGAAGTACGACAGTCAACTCTCGGCGTTGCGTAAGTTGAAAGATGACGTAATAGCCCACGTTCGCAGTTTAGCAGCTCTCGAGGTAGGAGGGGACCAATATGGGCGGGTATTGGCGCCCATGATCCTGTCCCTGCTCCCTCACGATGTCAGGCTGGAGTGGTCTCGCACTCTACAAGACGAAGGAGACCTGGATGGGCTGCTGGAATTCCTGCAACGAGAAGTAGAGGGGCGAGAAAGGGCCGAAGCCCTTAAGGGGCTGAACCACCGAAGGCTGAGGATCCTGGCGtag